The Henckelia pumila isolate YLH828 unplaced genomic scaffold, ASM3356847v2 CTG_461:::fragment_3, whole genome shotgun sequence genome window below encodes:
- the LOC140872173 gene encoding subtilisin-like protease, with amino-acid sequence MLFLNILILVNHPASSQQMIAYENAPGSSLETYIVHVKLPGNNGASADLESWYHSFLPKSTAAGAADSSRLVHTYRNVITGFAAKLSAEEVKGMEKMDGFLLARPQRVLSLQTTHSPNFLGLHTTFGVWPGSNFGEGVIIGLLDSGITPGHPSFNDQGMPPPPSKWKGKCEFDGVACNKKLIGARNFMKAFPGPPADDIGHGTHTASTSGGNFVNDANVFGLANGTATGMAPRAHLAMYKVCTFVSCSDADILAAMDAAVDDGVDILSLSLGGPSADFYNDSIAIGAFGAIQKGIFVSCSAGNFGPVSSSMSNEAPWILTVGAGTIDRKLVATALLGNMDIYDGVSAFQPSDFPTTLLPLIDAGGASENQTASLCGPGSLDGIDVKGKVVLCSRGDHNIPRTVKGQTVKDAGGAAMILMNAELDGYSTIADPHVLPATHVSYESGQKIKSYITSTSAPTATVLFHGTVIGDPLAPMVSSFSSRGPSLASPGILKPDIIGPGVSILAAWHVSVDNNTKETAAFNVATGTSMSCPHLGGIAAILKSSHPDWSPAAIKSAIMTTATQYNLGGSAIIDERGLPADVFALGAGLVNPPNADDPGLIYDLGPNDYIPYLCGLGYTDQEIEVIVQSTVKCSDITSIPQAQLNYPSFAVELDGATKTYTRTVTNVGEANSTYSIEIQLVPGIEIKVAPDTLVFTEVNQKMTYQISFSKLSTLPANTTTYVQGAVSWCSEKRFVRSPISVKLLQ; translated from the coding sequence ATGTTATTTCTAAACATTTTGATTCTTGTAAATCATCCTGCCTCGTCTCAACAAATGATAGCATATGAAAATGCGCCGGGGAGCAGCTTAGAGACTTACATTGTTCATGTAAAATTGCCAGGAAATAATGGTGCATCTGCTGACCTGGAAAGCTGGTACCATTCCTTCTTGCCGAAAAGCACGGCAGCAGGAGCCGCGGACTCGTCTCGGCTGGTTCATACATATCGCAATGTGATCACTGGGTTTGCAGCAAAACTATCTGCAGAAGAAGTGAAGGGCATGGAGAAAATGGATGGTTTCTTGCTTGCAAGGCCTCAGAGAGTATTGAGTTTGCAAACAACTCATAGTCCCAATTTCTTGGGGTTGCATACCACCTTCGGAGTTTGGCCTGGTTCCAACTTTGGTGAAGGCGTGATCATTGGACTTTTAGACAGTGGAATAACTCCGGGGCACCCGTCTTTCAACGACCAAGGTATGCCGCCTCCGCCTTCCAAGTGGAAAGGGAAATGTGAGTTTGATGGGGTGGCATGTAACAAGAAGCTGATCGGTGCAAGGAATTTCATGAAAGCTTTTCCAGGGCCGCCTGCCGATGATATAGGTCATGGGACGCACACGGCTAGCACATCTGGTGGGAACTTTGTTAACGATGCCAATGTTTTTGGGTTGGCTAATGGAACGGCCACAGGAATGGCCCCTCGGGCACATCTAGCCATGTATAAAGTTTGTACTTTTGTGAGTTGCAGCGACGCTGATATACTGGCAGCGATGGACGCCGCGGTGGACGATGGTGTCGACATTCTTTCCCTCTCTCTCGGTGGACCCTCAGCTGATTTCTACAATGACAGTATAGCTATCGGTGCGTTTGGAGCGATCCAAAAGGGTATCTTCGTGAGCTGTTCCGCGGGTAATTTTGGTCCAGTGAGCTCTTCAATGTCGAATGAGGCGCCCTGGATTCTCACAGTAGGTGCTGGTACAATAGACAGGAAGTTAGTGGCTACGGCCTTGTTAGGGAACATGGATATCTATGATGGGGTGTCGGCTTTTCAACCTAGTGATTTTCCCACAACATTATTGCCTTTGATTGATGCTGGCGGGGCTAGTGAGAACCAGACCGCTAGTTTGTGCGGCCCTGGCTCGCTCGATGGCATTGATGTCAAAGGAAAGGTCGTGCTATGCTCGAGGGGTGATCACAATATACCGCGGACCGTCAAGGGGCAAACAGTGAAAGATGCCGGCGGTGCTGCCATGATTCTGATGAACGCTGAACTCGATGGCTACAGCACGATAGCGGATCCTCACGTGCTGCCAGCAACACACGTGAGTTACGAATCAGGGCAAAAGAttaaatcatacataacatCAACCTCAGCGCCTACGGCCACGGTCTTATTCCATGGTACAGTGATTGGAGATCCTCTGGCTCCAATGGTGTCTTCATTTTCCTCCAGGGGGCCAAGCTTGGCCAGTCCAGGGATCCTGAAACCCGACATCATAGGCCCTGGTGTCAGCATTCTCGCCGCGTGGCATGTATCCGTTGATAACAACACGAAAGAGACCGCCGCTTTTAACGTGGCTACCGGTACCTCGATGTCATGCCCTCACCTTGGTGGCATTGCTGCCATCCTCAAAAGCTCACATCCGGATTGGTCTCCTGCAGCGATCAAGTCGGCGATCATGACCACTGCCACTCAGTACAACCTCGGTGGCAGTGCCATCATCGATGAAAGGGGATTGCCTGCTGATGTATTCGCCTTAGGGGCAGGCCTTGTCAACCCGCCAAATGCAGACGACCCAGGGCTCATCTACGATCTCGGACCAAACGACTACATCCCTTATCTGTGTGGTCTAGGATACACGGACCAGGAAATCGAGGTGATCGTGCAGAGCACCGTTAAATGCTCGGACATAACGAGCATTCCCCAAGCACAACTGAACTACCCTTCCTTTGCAGTTGAACTCGATGGCGCAACGAAAACATATACGAGGACAGTGACAAATGTTGGTGAGGCGAACTCGACTTATAGCATTGAGATACAATTAGTTCCTGGGATAGAAATAAAGGTTGCACCCGATACACTAGTATTCACTGAAGTAAACCAAAAGATGACATATCAGATAAGCTTTAGCAAGCTGTCTACTCTGCCTGCCAATACGACCACCTATGTACAAGGAGCTGTGTCGTGGTGTTCGGAGAAACGATTTGTCCGGAGTCCTATTTCTGTCAAATTATTGCAGTAA
- the LOC140871882 gene encoding anthocyanin synthase-like → MQNRYKFSSSYVLLSLHPLASPIMSPSPRVEILAGSGIASIPKEYVRPTEELNSIGDIFLEEKLISEGPEIPTIDLASIDAADEETRRRCHEELKAAAMEWGVMHLVNHGISEDVVKRVKTAGEEFFGLPMEEKEKYANDQASGNVQGYGSKLANNASGKLEWEDYFFHCVFPEDKRDMSIWPLKPADYVPAVTEYAKQLRGLATTILSVLSLGLKLEEDRLEKEVGGMEDLIMQKKINYYPICPQPELALGVEAHTDISALTFILHNMVPGLQVFYQGNWVTAKCVPDSIIMHIGDTIEILSNGMYKSILHRGLVNKEKVRISWAVFCEPPKEKIILKPLPETISEARPPLFPPRTFAEHIKHKLFKKGDGDGGHDQESQGHVDHKLFKKGDEIDARDQESLQEHKDLKLFEEAAPQQESQEKKPENKLI, encoded by the exons ATGCAAAACAGATACAAATTCAGCTCATCTTACGTACTTCTTTCTTTGCATCCCCTAGCTAGTCCAATAATGTCACCAAGCCCACGAGTCGAAATCTTGGCCGGCAGCGGGATCGCATCGATCCCGAAAGAGTACGTCAGGCCAACAGAAGAACTCAACAGCATCGGTGACATTTTCTTGGAAGAGAAACTGATCAGTGAAGGGCCAGAGATTCCCACCATCGACTTAGCATCCATCGACGCGGCGGACGAAGAGACCCGAAGAAGATGTCACGAGGAATTGAAGGCCGCAGCGATGGAGTGGGGGGTTATGCATCTTGTCAACCATGGGATATCGGAAGATGTCGTGAAACGGGTTAAAACCGCGGGGGAAGAGTTCTTCGGGTTGCCTATGGAGGAGAAGGAGAAGTATGCTAATGATCAAGCTTCAGGGAATGTGCAAGGCTATGGTAGCAAGCTTGCTAATAATGCTAGTGGCAAGTTGGAGTGGGAGGACTACTTTTTCCATTGTGTTTTTCCAGAGGACAAAAGGGATATGTCCATTTGGCCACTCAAACCTGCTGATTATGT TCCGGCTGTGACCGAGTATGCGAAGCAATTAAGAGGCCTAGCAACAACAATATTGTCAGTTCTCTCTCTGGGGTTGAAACTGGAAGAAGACAGACTAGAGAAGGAAGTTGGAGGCATGGAGGATCTCATTATGCAGAAAAAGATCAACTATTACCCAATATGCCCTCAGCCGGAGCTCGCCCTGGGAGTTGAAGCTCACACGGACATAAGCGCCCTCACTTTTATCCTCCACAATATGGTGCCCGGCTTGCAAGTTTTCTATCAGGGGAATTGGGTTACAGCGAAATGCGTCCCGGATTCGATCATCATGCATATTGGGGATACTATTGAGATTTTGAGCAATGGGATGTATAAGAGCATACTTCATAGGGGATTGGTGAACAAGGAGAAGGTGAGGATTTCTTGGGCTGTTTTCTGCGAGCCACCAAAGGAGAAGATCATACTCAAGCCTCTGCCTGAGACGATTTCGGAGGCTCGACCGCCGCTCTTTCCGCCTCGCACGTTTGCAGAACATATAAAGCACAAGTTGTTCAAGAAAGGTGATGGGGATGGTGGCCATGATCAAGAATCCCAGGGACATGTAGATCACAAGTTGTTCaagaaaggtgatgagattgaTGCTCGTGATCAAGAATCCCTGCAGGAACATAAAGATCTCAAGCTGTTCGAGGAAGCTGCTCCTCAACAAGAATCCCAGGAGAAAAAACCAGAGAATAAGTTGATTTAG